The Microcebus murinus isolate Inina chromosome 1, M.murinus_Inina_mat1.0, whole genome shotgun sequence genome includes a region encoding these proteins:
- the OLIG1 gene encoding oligodendrocyte transcription factor 1, producing MYYAVSQARVNAAPGTMLRPQRPGDLQLGASLYELVGYRQPSSSSSSSSSTSSSSTTAPLLPKAAREKPEAPAEPPGTGLGSGAHAGGSARADAKEEQQQQLRRKINSRERKRMQDLNLAMDALREVILPYSAAHCQGAPGRKLSKIATLLLARNYILLLGSSLQELRRALGEGAGPAAPRLLLAGLPLLAAAPGSVLLAPGAVGPPDALRPAKYLSLALDEPPCGQFALPGGGAGGPGLCTCAVCKFPHLVPAGLGLAAVQAQFSK from the coding sequence ATGTACTATGCGGTTTCCCAGGCGCGTGTGAACGCGGCCCCCGGGACCATGCTGCGGCCACAGCGGCCCGGCGACTTGCAGCTCGGGGCCTCCCTCTACGAGTTGGTGGGCTACCGGCagccgtcctcctcctcctcttcctcctcctccacttcctcctcctccacgaCGGCGCCCCTCCTCCCCAAGGCTGCTCGCGAGAAGCCGGAGGCGCCGGCCGAGCCGCCAGGCACCGGGCTGGGGTCCGGCGCGCACGCGGGCGGCAGCGCCCGGGCGGACGCcaaggaggagcagcagcagcagctgcggCGCAAGATCAACAGCCGCGAGCGGAAGCGCATGCAGGACCTGAACCTGGCCATGGACGCGCTGCGCGAGGTCATCCTGCCCTACTCGGCGGCGCACTGCCAGGGCGCGCCGGGCCGCAAGCTCTCCAAGATCGCCACGCTGCTGCTCGCCCGCAACTACATCCTGCTGCTGGGCAGCTCGCTGCAGGAGCTGCGCCGCGCGCTGGGCGAGGGCGCCGGGCCCGCCGCGCCGCGCCTGCTGCTGGCCGGCCTGCCCCTGCTCGCCGCCGCTCCCGGCTCCGTGCTGCTGGCGCCCGGCGCCGTGGGACCCCCGGACGCGCTGCGCCCCGCCAAGTACCTGTCGCTGGCTCTGGACGAGCCGCCGTGCGGCCAGTTCGCGCTccccggcggcggcgcgggcggccctGGCCTGTGCACCTGCGCCGTGTGCAAGTTCCCGCACCTGGTCCCCGCCGGCCTGGGTCTGGCCGCTGTGCAGGCGCAGTTCTCCAAGTGA